The genomic interval TGCACCGGAGGCGGCCGCGTTGTTCTTGGCGGTTTCGAGCAGACGCTGCAACTGCTCCGGCTCGGTGGAGTTCACACCCAGGTCGTGGTCGATCTTGCCGGCACCGTGGTGGTCGCTGGAGCCGGTGTAGATGATGCCCAGGTTGTTCGCGATCGCGCGCAACGCCGTCCGGGACTCCGGTGAGTGGTCCTGGTGGTCGACCTCGATACCGGCCAGTCCGTGGTCCTGGACCAGACCGGCCACGTTCTCCTCGGTCATCACCTTGTAGCTGGAGCGGCCCCACGGGTGCGCGATCACCGGCACACCGCCGGCCTCGCGGACCAGATCGATCGCGTGACCGGGCTCGAGGGCATAGTGCGGGACGTGCCCGGCGCGGCCGTCCGCCAGGAAGCGGTCGAACGCCTCGCTCCGGTTGGCGACCAAACCCTTGGCGACCAGGGCGTCGGCCACGTGCGGCCGGCCGACCGACGGCGTACCCGTCGCCTGGGCGAGCACTTCCTCGACGGTGAGCGGTACGCCGATGCTGTTGAGCCGCTCCACGAT from Kribbella sp. NBC_00709 carries:
- a CDS encoding PHP domain-containing protein, which codes for MRIDLHTHSNRSDGTDPVPVLMTHAREAGLDVIALTDHDTADGWVEARQAAEELGIGFVPAIEISCKLNGISVHLLAYLPDPSYPPLAKDLQVIRDGRTDRIPTIVERLNSIGVPLTVEEVLAQATGTPSVGRPHVADALVAKGLVANRSEAFDRFLADGRAGHVPHYALEPGHAIDLVREAGGVPVIAHPWGRSSYKVMTEENVAGLVQDHGLAGIEVDHQDHSPESRTALRAIANNLGIIYTGSSDHHGAGKIDHDLGVNSTEPEQLQRLLETAKNNAAASGAQVPEAYLP